A single window of Betta splendens chromosome 11, fBetSpl5.4, whole genome shotgun sequence DNA harbors:
- the LOC114865607 gene encoding macrophage mannose receptor 1-like isoform X2, with protein MLNRNEWILLIAFSRMREPLLFALTLSGLCAATYKQFHYIRNAVTWSQAQSFCRSMYSDLATIENPDDNQAIINIQELLNFVWIGYHDDLRIWSWALGNERFNNDVDYDSWGVNEPWDLRSGNRCAVVTQGGFWHDMACDSLQFAVCYSRSGSSPYAFVATAMTWYQARQHCLTTHTDLASLTTYYENHEASLEVLGDAWMGLHRQPWAWSDASTSNYTNWGSVQPTNIESMTSCVTVSTTTGLWWQADCWEEHEFVCEAVSTSPSSTIMVQDKIWTKTLYKLKLKWEEVLNDPAVWNQLLQQLQVHLKRHTLADINLYWTRTYEQTFSKRQAEKCSPVYSK; from the exons ATGTTAAACAGAAATGAATGGATTCTGCTTATTGCCTTTTCCAGGATGAGGGAGCCGCTTTTGTTTGCACTCACGCTCTCAG GACTGTGTGCCGCCACCTACAAACAGTTCCACTACATTAGGAACGCGGTCACCTGGAGCCAGGCTCAGAGCTTCTGCAGATCCATGTACTCAGATCTGGCAACCATAGAAAACCCGGACGACAACCAGGCCATAATCAACATCCAGGAGCTCCTGAATTTCGTGTGGATCGGTTATCATGACGACCTGAGGATATGGAGCTGGGCGCTGGGGAACGAGCGCTTCAACAACGACGTAGATTACGACAGCTGGGGCGTGAACGAGCCCTGGGACCTGCGATCCGGGAACCGCTGCGCCGTGGTGACGCAAGGGGGGTTCTGGCACGACATGGCGTGTGACAGCCTCCAGTTCGCAGTCTGCTATTCTA gaAGCGGTTCATCCCCGTATGCTTTCGTAGCAACTGCCATGACTTGGTACCAGGCTCGACAACACTgcctgacgacccacacggacCTGGCCAGTCTCACTACCTACTATGAGAACCACGAGGCGTCCCTGGAGGTGTTGGGGGACGCCTGGATGGGCCTCCACAGGCAGCCGTGGGCCTGGTCCGACGCCAGCACCTCCAACTACACCAACTGGGGTTCGGTCCAGCCCACTAACATTGAGAGCATGACCTCCTGTGTCACGGTCAGCACCACGACGGGCCTGTGGTGGCAGGCCGACTGTTGGGAGGAGCACGAGTTCGTCTGCGAAGCCGTGTCCACCTCGCCGAGCAGCACCATCATGGTTCAGGACAAGATATGGACAAAAACACTGTACAAGCTAAAGTTGAAGTGGGAGGAGGTGCTGAACGACCCTGCTGTTTGGAATCAGCTTTTACAGCAG ctgcaggttcacCTGAAGAGACACACGTTAGCTGACATTAACCTCTACTGGACTCGGACTTATGAGCAAACATTTTCCAAGAGACAAGCAGAGAAATGTTCTCCTGTCTATTCTAAATAG
- the ldlrap1a gene encoding low density lipoprotein receptor adapter protein 1a isoform X1 codes for MDALRSAGRAIIRSPSVAKQSWTSGRHKKLPENWTDTREMILEGMTFNLRHLGMTLVDQPKGEDLSAAAVKRIVATAKASGKKPQKVAFKVSPQGIVLYENSSNKLLESVSIYRISYCTVDKLHDKVFAYIAQNAHNGTLECHAYLCSKRKVAQAVALTVAQAFTIAFELWQVTKEDKGKRVKSGSAGESSSSSHSERSNSLGSLKGTDVATDNLLDLEDGVHVAVETNGNVEEDQLDNHVPSETNNNPAWEIEDGLDEAFSRLAVSRTNPQVLDIGVTPQDWLAEPDSENASANAPRGLSPFRDDIFAF; via the exons ATGGATGCCCTCAGGTCGGCAGGGAGAGCTATTATCCGGAGCCCCAGTGTGGCGAAGCAGTCCTGGACTTCGGGCAGACACAAAA AGCTTCCTGAAAACTGGACTGACACAAGGGAGATGATCTTGGAGGGCATGACCTTTAACCTTCGTCACCTGGGCATGACACTAGTGGACCAGCCCAAGGGCGAAGACCTTTCAGCTGCTGCCGTGAAGAGGATTGTGGCCACG GCTAAAGCCAGTGGGAAGAAACCTCAGAAGGTTGCGTTCAAGGTTTCCCCTCAGGGAATAGTCCTGTACGAAAACTCAAGCAATAAACTCCTGGAAAGTGTCTCCATATACAG AATATCCTACTGCACAGTGGACAAACTGCATGATAAAGTATTTGCTTATATTGCTCAAAACGCCCACAATGGGACCCTGGAGTGTCACGCCTATCTATGCTCCAAGAGGAAAGTG GCTCAGGCAGTGGCGTTGACAGTAGCCCAGGCCTTCACAATAGCTTTTGAACTGTGGCAAGTCACCAAAGAAG ACAAAGGCAAGAGAGTGAAGTCTGGTTCAGCTGGAGAGAGCAGCAGTAGCTCTCATTCAGAGAGGTCCAACAGCTTGGGGAGCCTGAAGGGGACAG ATGTTGCCACAGACAACCTATTGGACCTTGAGGATGGTGTGCATGTTGCAGTGGAGACCAATGGAAATGtagaggaggatcagctggataACCATGTGCCCTCTGAGACCAATAACAACCCTGCCTGG GAAATAGAAGATGGTTTGGATGAGGCATTTTCCAG GCTGGCAGTGTCACGTACTAACCCCCAGGTCCTGGACATTGGGGTGACGCCCCAAGATTGGCTGGCCGAGCCCGACTCGGAGAACGCCAGTGCAAACGCTCCCCGCGGTCTCAGCCCGTTCAGAGACGATATCTTCGCCTTCTGA
- the fndc5b gene encoding fibronectin type III domain-containing protein 5 isoform X2, which translates to MLRFIQEVNTTTRSCALWDLDEDTEYIVHVQSISMGGSSPPSQPVFFRTPKESEKMASKSPDKVMMEEFGHAAQLRAGELIIIVVVLIMWAGVIALFCRQYDIIKDNEPNNNKDKAKNSSECSTPEHPQGGLLRSNV; encoded by the exons ATGCTGAGGTTCATCCAGGAGGTGAACACCACCACGCGCTCCTGCGCCCTGTGGGACCTGGACGAGGACACCGAGTACATCGTCCACGTGCAGAGCATCAGCATGGGCGGCAGCAGCCCCCCCAGTCAGCCCGTGTTCTTCAGGACCCCCAAGGAGTCCGAGAAGATGGCGTCCAAGAGCCCAG ATAAGGTGATGATGGAAGAGTTCGGTCACGCTGCCCAGCTGAGGGCGGGGGAGCTCATCATCATTGTGGTGGTTCTCATCATGTGGGCAG GGGTGATCGCTCTGTTCTGTCGTCAGTACGACATCATCAAAGACAACGAacccaacaacaacaaggacAAAGCCAAGAACTCGTCAGAGTGCAGTACCCCTGAGCACCCGCAGGGGGGGCTACTGCGCAGCAACGTGTAA
- the fndc5b gene encoding fibronectin type III domain-containing protein 5 isoform X1, whose translation MDKAGWRAAAAAAAVLLLLLGFLSVSSVSADTLLSAPLNVTIKELEVNSAVVTWEILEGDPVIGFAITQQKKDVRMLRFIQEVNTTTRSCALWDLDEDTEYIVHVQSISMGGSSPPSQPVFFRTPKESEKMASKSPDKVMMEEFGHAAQLRAGELIIIVVVLIMWAGVIALFCRQYDIIKDNEPNNNKDKAKNSSECSTPEHPQGGLLRSNV comes from the exons atggATAAAGCGGGCtggcgcgcggcggcggcggcggcggcggtgctgctgctcctgctcggcTTCCTCTCGGTGTCGTCCGTCAGCGCCG ACACGCTGCTGTCGGCGCCGCTCAATGTGACCATCAAGGAGCTGGAGGTCAACTCGGCCGTGGTCACGTGGGAGATCTTGGAGGGAGATCCCGTCATCGGCTTCGCCATCACCCAACAG AAGAAGGACGTCCGCATGCTGAGGTTCATCCAGGAGGTGAACACCACCACGCGCTCCTGCGCCCTGTGGGACCTGGACGAGGACACCGAGTACATCGTCCACGTGCAGAGCATCAGCATGGGCGGCAGCAGCCCCCCCAGTCAGCCCGTGTTCTTCAGGACCCCCAAGGAGTCCGAGAAGATGGCGTCCAAGAGCCCAG ATAAGGTGATGATGGAAGAGTTCGGTCACGCTGCCCAGCTGAGGGCGGGGGAGCTCATCATCATTGTGGTGGTTCTCATCATGTGGGCAG GGGTGATCGCTCTGTTCTGTCGTCAGTACGACATCATCAAAGACAACGAacccaacaacaacaaggacAAAGCCAAGAACTCGTCAGAGTGCAGTACCCCTGAGCACCCGCAGGGGGGGCTACTGCGCAGCAACGTGTAA
- the ldlrap1a gene encoding low density lipoprotein receptor adapter protein 1a isoform X2 codes for MDALRSAGRAIIRSPSVAKQSWTSGRHKKLPENWTDTREMILEGMTFNLRHLGMTLVDQPKGEDLSAAAVKRIVATAKASGKKPQKVAFKVSPQGIVLYENSSNKLLESVSIYRISYCTVDKLHDKVFAYIAQNAHNGTLECHAYLCSKRKVAQAVALTVAQAFTIAFELWQVTKEDKGKRVKSGSAGESSSSSHSERSNSLGSLKGTDVATDNLLDLEDGVHVAVETNGNVEEDQLDNHVPSETNNNPAWEIEDGLDEAFSSRTLDRYDSFPGWQCHVLTPRSWTLG; via the exons ATGGATGCCCTCAGGTCGGCAGGGAGAGCTATTATCCGGAGCCCCAGTGTGGCGAAGCAGTCCTGGACTTCGGGCAGACACAAAA AGCTTCCTGAAAACTGGACTGACACAAGGGAGATGATCTTGGAGGGCATGACCTTTAACCTTCGTCACCTGGGCATGACACTAGTGGACCAGCCCAAGGGCGAAGACCTTTCAGCTGCTGCCGTGAAGAGGATTGTGGCCACG GCTAAAGCCAGTGGGAAGAAACCTCAGAAGGTTGCGTTCAAGGTTTCCCCTCAGGGAATAGTCCTGTACGAAAACTCAAGCAATAAACTCCTGGAAAGTGTCTCCATATACAG AATATCCTACTGCACAGTGGACAAACTGCATGATAAAGTATTTGCTTATATTGCTCAAAACGCCCACAATGGGACCCTGGAGTGTCACGCCTATCTATGCTCCAAGAGGAAAGTG GCTCAGGCAGTGGCGTTGACAGTAGCCCAGGCCTTCACAATAGCTTTTGAACTGTGGCAAGTCACCAAAGAAG ACAAAGGCAAGAGAGTGAAGTCTGGTTCAGCTGGAGAGAGCAGCAGTAGCTCTCATTCAGAGAGGTCCAACAGCTTGGGGAGCCTGAAGGGGACAG ATGTTGCCACAGACAACCTATTGGACCTTGAGGATGGTGTGCATGTTGCAGTGGAGACCAATGGAAATGtagaggaggatcagctggataACCATGTGCCCTCTGAGACCAATAACAACCCTGCCTGG GAAATAGAAGATGGTTTGGATGAGGCATTTTCCAG CCGCACTTTGGATAGATATGATTCATTTCCAG GCTGGCAGTGTCACGTACTAACCCCCAGGTCCTGGACATTGGGGTGA
- the LOC114865607 gene encoding macrophage mannose receptor 1-like isoform X3: MWGFLRMREPLLFALTLSGLCAATYKQFHYIRNAVTWSQAQSFCRSMYSDLATIENPDDNQAIINIQELLNFVWIGYHDDLRIWSWALGNERFNNDVDYDSWGVNEPWDLRSGNRCAVVTQGGFWHDMACDSLQFAVCYSRSGSSPYAFVATAMTWYQARQHCLTTHTDLASLTTYYENHEASLEVLGDAWMGLHRQPWAWSDASTSNYTNWGSVQPTNIESMTSCVTVSTTTGLWWQADCWEEHEFVCEAVSTSPSSTIMVQDKIWTKTLYKLKLKWEEVLNDPAVWNQLLQQLQVHLKRHTLADINLYWTRTYEQTFSKRQAEKCSPVYSK; this comes from the exons ATGTGGGGTTTTCTAAG GATGAGGGAGCCGCTTTTGTTTGCACTCACGCTCTCAG GACTGTGTGCCGCCACCTACAAACAGTTCCACTACATTAGGAACGCGGTCACCTGGAGCCAGGCTCAGAGCTTCTGCAGATCCATGTACTCAGATCTGGCAACCATAGAAAACCCGGACGACAACCAGGCCATAATCAACATCCAGGAGCTCCTGAATTTCGTGTGGATCGGTTATCATGACGACCTGAGGATATGGAGCTGGGCGCTGGGGAACGAGCGCTTCAACAACGACGTAGATTACGACAGCTGGGGCGTGAACGAGCCCTGGGACCTGCGATCCGGGAACCGCTGCGCCGTGGTGACGCAAGGGGGGTTCTGGCACGACATGGCGTGTGACAGCCTCCAGTTCGCAGTCTGCTATTCTA gaAGCGGTTCATCCCCGTATGCTTTCGTAGCAACTGCCATGACTTGGTACCAGGCTCGACAACACTgcctgacgacccacacggacCTGGCCAGTCTCACTACCTACTATGAGAACCACGAGGCGTCCCTGGAGGTGTTGGGGGACGCCTGGATGGGCCTCCACAGGCAGCCGTGGGCCTGGTCCGACGCCAGCACCTCCAACTACACCAACTGGGGTTCGGTCCAGCCCACTAACATTGAGAGCATGACCTCCTGTGTCACGGTCAGCACCACGACGGGCCTGTGGTGGCAGGCCGACTGTTGGGAGGAGCACGAGTTCGTCTGCGAAGCCGTGTCCACCTCGCCGAGCAGCACCATCATGGTTCAGGACAAGATATGGACAAAAACACTGTACAAGCTAAAGTTGAAGTGGGAGGAGGTGCTGAACGACCCTGCTGTTTGGAATCAGCTTTTACAGCAG ctgcaggttcacCTGAAGAGACACACGTTAGCTGACATTAACCTCTACTGGACTCGGACTTATGAGCAAACATTTTCCAAGAGACAAGCAGAGAAATGTTCTCCTGTCTATTCTAAATAG
- the LOC114865607 gene encoding macrophage mannose receptor 1-like isoform X1, translating into MCCCCCCCCIEVGEHSIKCNKKALLCPSGLCAATYKQFHYIRNAVTWSQAQSFCRSMYSDLATIENPDDNQAIINIQELLNFVWIGYHDDLRIWSWALGNERFNNDVDYDSWGVNEPWDLRSGNRCAVVTQGGFWHDMACDSLQFAVCYSRSGSSPYAFVATAMTWYQARQHCLTTHTDLASLTTYYENHEASLEVLGDAWMGLHRQPWAWSDASTSNYTNWGSVQPTNIESMTSCVTVSTTTGLWWQADCWEEHEFVCEAVSTSPSSTIMVQDKIWTKTLYKLKLKWEEVLNDPAVWNQLLQQLQVHLKRHTLADINLYWTRTYEQTFSKRQAEKCSPVYSK; encoded by the exons atgtgttgttgttgttgttgttgttgtattgaGGTGGGTGAACACAgcataaaatgcaataaaaaagcCCTCCTTTGTCCATCAGGACTGTGTGCCGCCACCTACAAACAGTTCCACTACATTAGGAACGCGGTCACCTGGAGCCAGGCTCAGAGCTTCTGCAGATCCATGTACTCAGATCTGGCAACCATAGAAAACCCGGACGACAACCAGGCCATAATCAACATCCAGGAGCTCCTGAATTTCGTGTGGATCGGTTATCATGACGACCTGAGGATATGGAGCTGGGCGCTGGGGAACGAGCGCTTCAACAACGACGTAGATTACGACAGCTGGGGCGTGAACGAGCCCTGGGACCTGCGATCCGGGAACCGCTGCGCCGTGGTGACGCAAGGGGGGTTCTGGCACGACATGGCGTGTGACAGCCTCCAGTTCGCAGTCTGCTATTCTA gaAGCGGTTCATCCCCGTATGCTTTCGTAGCAACTGCCATGACTTGGTACCAGGCTCGACAACACTgcctgacgacccacacggacCTGGCCAGTCTCACTACCTACTATGAGAACCACGAGGCGTCCCTGGAGGTGTTGGGGGACGCCTGGATGGGCCTCCACAGGCAGCCGTGGGCCTGGTCCGACGCCAGCACCTCCAACTACACCAACTGGGGTTCGGTCCAGCCCACTAACATTGAGAGCATGACCTCCTGTGTCACGGTCAGCACCACGACGGGCCTGTGGTGGCAGGCCGACTGTTGGGAGGAGCACGAGTTCGTCTGCGAAGCCGTGTCCACCTCGCCGAGCAGCACCATCATGGTTCAGGACAAGATATGGACAAAAACACTGTACAAGCTAAAGTTGAAGTGGGAGGAGGTGCTGAACGACCCTGCTGTTTGGAATCAGCTTTTACAGCAG ctgcaggttcacCTGAAGAGACACACGTTAGCTGACATTAACCTCTACTGGACTCGGACTTATGAGCAAACATTTTCCAAGAGACAAGCAGAGAAATGTTCTCCTGTCTATTCTAAATAG